Proteins encoded within one genomic window of Chloroflexota bacterium:
- the secF gene encoding protein translocase subunit SecF has product MAEGPARVVDIIGRRRWFYAFSLLITIPGLLFILLTPLTNSALGLKFSIDYTGGTEWEIRFANPNVTAGQIKAVLVAQNLADSTVTPTSNGFYDIRTKPIGLPPIIVASATPVPTIPPSGASAGTSASGGASAAASGASSARPTASATPPSSASPAASGSAAASGTAPAPSASPTVTAGGSTIPTTGKIGELAAAFQKTLGPIADQRRLTTVGPVVSSDLIQQAIILIFAGSIGILAWITVRFHDVRFGVAALTALLHDVIVVVGSFAVLGTLFGVEIDALFVTAMLTVIGFSVHDTIVVFDRIRENRARHVGEPFDRIVNHSVLQTFGRSINTSFTVVLTLLALLLFGGSAIRFFVLALLIGIISGTYSSVFNASPILVTWHEWDAARKARAAGPRGVRRTAS; this is encoded by the coding sequence ATGGCGGAGGGTCCCGCACGCGTGGTTGACATCATCGGGCGACGGCGCTGGTTCTACGCGTTCTCGCTCCTCATCACGATCCCCGGCCTCCTCTTCATCCTCCTCACCCCGCTCACGAACAGTGCCCTCGGCCTGAAGTTCTCCATCGACTACACCGGCGGGACGGAATGGGAGATCAGGTTCGCGAACCCGAATGTCACCGCGGGTCAGATCAAGGCCGTGCTCGTCGCCCAGAACCTCGCCGACTCGACCGTCACGCCCACCTCGAACGGCTTCTACGACATCCGGACGAAGCCGATCGGCCTCCCGCCGATCATCGTCGCGAGCGCGACGCCGGTCCCCACGATCCCCCCGTCGGGCGCATCCGCAGGCACCTCCGCGAGTGGCGGAGCGAGCGCCGCCGCGAGCGGAGCGTCGTCGGCGCGTCCCACCGCATCCGCGACCCCGCCGTCCTCCGCCAGCCCGGCCGCATCCGGCTCGGCGGCGGCTTCAGGGACGGCTCCCGCCCCGAGCGCATCGCCGACCGTCACGGCAGGTGGCTCGACCATCCCGACGACCGGCAAGATCGGCGAGCTTGCGGCGGCCTTCCAGAAGACCCTCGGACCGATCGCCGACCAGCGTCGCCTGACGACGGTCGGGCCGGTCGTGAGCTCGGACCTCATCCAGCAGGCGATCATCCTCATCTTCGCCGGATCGATCGGGATCCTCGCCTGGATCACCGTCCGGTTCCACGACGTGCGCTTCGGCGTCGCGGCGCTCACGGCGCTGCTCCATGACGTGATCGTCGTTGTCGGGAGCTTCGCCGTCCTCGGCACTCTGTTCGGCGTCGAGATCGATGCCCTGTTCGTGACGGCGATGCTCACGGTCATCGGCTTCAGTGTCCACGACACGATCGTGGTCTTCGACCGGATCCGCGAGAACCGTGCCCGCCACGTCGGCGAGCCGTTCGACCGGATCGTCAACCACTCGGTCCTTCAGACGTTCGGACGCTCCATCAACACGAGCTTCACGGTCGTCCTCACCCTCCTCGCGCTGCTCCTGTTCGGGGGCTCGGCGATCCGCTTCTTCGTCCTCGCCCTCCTCATCGGGATCATCTCGGGGACGTACTCCTCGGTGTTCAATGCGAGCCCGATCCTCGTGACGTGGCACGAGTGGGACGCCGCCCGCAAGGCACGGGCGGCCGGCCCGCGCGGCGTCCGGCGCACGGCTTCCTGA
- the rapZ gene encoding RNase adapter RapZ translates to MVASDERRDGMDASAADAAADPTPHVVLLSGVSGGGKTAAAKLFEDLGYVVVDNLPSDLLPELAELVSSDPERYARVAIVLDIRSGDAPLAFAAMRGALEGRDIRPQVFFLEARDEVLIRRFSETRHRHPLADQRGIQSSIAEERRVLEPVRSEADIVLDTSDLSLRELRETLFAHLSDHVEPEQLVVQLISFGYKYGVPLESDLVFDVRFMENPYYVPELRQLSGLTDAVRAYVLDQPVAERFLGFIREFLDFVLPAYEAEGKTRLTIAVGCTGGYHRSIVVAEEIAAWLRDRGAPVAIFHRELDRS, encoded by the coding sequence ATGGTCGCCTCCGATGAGCGCCGCGATGGGATGGACGCCTCGGCGGCCGATGCCGCGGCCGACCCGACGCCGCACGTCGTCCTGCTGAGCGGAGTGTCCGGCGGGGGCAAGACCGCCGCTGCGAAGCTCTTCGAGGACCTCGGTTATGTCGTGGTCGACAACCTCCCGAGCGATCTCCTGCCGGAGCTCGCCGAGCTCGTGTCGAGTGATCCGGAACGCTACGCCCGGGTCGCGATCGTCCTCGACATCCGCTCCGGCGACGCGCCGCTCGCCTTCGCCGCGATGCGGGGCGCGCTCGAGGGGCGAGACATCCGGCCCCAGGTGTTCTTTCTCGAAGCGCGCGACGAGGTGCTCATCCGGCGGTTCTCGGAGACCCGGCATCGCCATCCGCTCGCCGATCAGCGCGGGATCCAGAGCTCGATCGCCGAGGAGCGTCGCGTGCTCGAGCCGGTCCGCTCGGAGGCGGACATCGTCCTCGACACGTCCGACCTCTCGCTGCGGGAACTCCGGGAGACGCTGTTCGCCCACCTGAGCGATCACGTCGAGCCGGAGCAGCTCGTGGTCCAGCTCATCAGCTTTGGCTACAAGTACGGTGTCCCGCTCGAGTCGGACCTCGTCTTCGACGTCCGCTTCATGGAGAATCCGTACTACGTTCCCGAGCTGCGTCAGCTGTCCGGCCTTACCGACGCGGTCCGCGCCTACGTGCTCGATCAGCCTGTCGCCGAGCGGTTCCTCGGCTTCATCCGCGAGTTCCTCGACTTCGTCCTGCCAGCCTATGAGGCGGAGGGGAAGACGCGCCTGACGATCGCCGTCGGGTGCACCGGCGGCTATCACCGGTCGATCGTCGTGGCCGAGGAGATCGCGGCCTGGCTCCGCGATCGCGGAGCTCCCGTCGCGATCTTCCATCGCGAGCTCGACCGCTCGTGA
- the tatC gene encoding twin-arginine translocase subunit TatC produces MADADAAREAGAPAPRTIAPDPGPPPPADRVDEPAMSLVDHLTELRNRVFKTVAAILVLSVVGYLRAGAIIDVLRGPIGDRKLVSLSAGGPFFLYIKIALVVGLILGMPVILYQIWAFVSPGLTPEERRIVRPWVPIALLFFGIGVAVAWVILPFALGFLFSYESASIQITLTIDNYFGFITTLFLAFGLTMQFPIVLYVLSRVGIISSSRLRSARRYVILGIAVFATVVTPGGDLVSPTVLGLTMYLLFEISIIVIRRSGR; encoded by the coding sequence ATGGCCGACGCCGACGCGGCCCGGGAGGCCGGAGCGCCGGCGCCACGGACGATCGCGCCCGATCCGGGTCCGCCGCCGCCCGCCGACCGCGTCGACGAACCGGCGATGTCGCTCGTCGACCACCTGACCGAGCTCCGCAACCGGGTCTTCAAGACAGTCGCGGCGATCCTCGTCCTCTCGGTGGTCGGGTATCTCCGGGCCGGCGCGATCATCGACGTGCTGCGGGGCCCGATCGGCGACCGCAAGCTCGTCTCGCTCAGTGCCGGCGGTCCGTTCTTCCTCTACATCAAGATCGCCCTCGTCGTCGGACTCATCCTCGGCATGCCGGTCATCCTCTACCAGATCTGGGCCTTCGTCTCGCCCGGGCTGACCCCGGAGGAGCGGCGGATCGTCCGCCCGTGGGTGCCCATCGCGCTCCTCTTCTTCGGGATCGGCGTCGCGGTCGCCTGGGTCATCCTCCCGTTCGCGCTCGGCTTCCTCTTCAGCTACGAGTCCGCCTCCATCCAGATCACCCTGACGATCGACAACTACTTCGGGTTCATCACGACGCTCTTCCTCGCCTTCGGGCTGACCATGCAGTTCCCGATCGTGCTCTATGTCCTGTCGCGGGTCGGGATCATCAGTTCGTCGCGACTTCGATCGGCTCGCCGCTACGTGATCCTCGGCATCGCGGTCTTCGCGACGGTCGTCACCCCCGGGGGGGACCTCGTGAGCCCCACCGTCCTCGGCCTGACGATGTACCTCCTCTTCGAGATATCGATCATCGTCATTCGGCGCAGCGGGCGGTGA
- a CDS encoding PD40 domain-containing protein: MTRRPAPAPVRPPRAGDPYGIRPSAALVAPAAALVGLAVVAALSFGILTGNLPFHLGGRGSGGGPAGANRTPTPSNVVIVPSQPPEATLLGRIVYSKDGNIWIEDSGGARQVTSAGTDSMPSFTPDGQWILYIETRDQIVTYRLPGGAPTHYEATYPILYKIHPDGSGRIKITDGLFTNGSGTWFYWLRQPVMRPDGRTIALFSDGPDPVNSDVVLQFLDAVTGKLTNAGVPESPPLGQQDAAWSPDGKSLLYVKNGRDAARGAPQIYRFDWATKAYRAVTGPGYNAPRWSPDGRYIVATRTSTLGTDVVILDPRTGAEIVRVTNGLHSWGAVWSPAGDSIAYLHIEGGVTDLRVVRLSGPAGRWTVSDPVSLTVNAGLDGASHPDWYIAPADLPAPTPAPSLAPSVPAASPTGS; encoded by the coding sequence GTGACGCGGAGACCCGCACCGGCGCCCGTACGTCCGCCGCGAGCTGGAGACCCGTACGGCATCCGGCCGTCCGCCGCGCTCGTCGCTCCGGCCGCCGCGCTTGTCGGACTCGCCGTCGTCGCGGCGCTGAGCTTCGGCATCCTCACCGGCAACCTGCCGTTCCACCTCGGCGGCCGGGGTTCGGGCGGCGGTCCCGCCGGCGCGAACCGGACGCCGACCCCGTCGAACGTCGTCATCGTCCCGAGCCAGCCGCCGGAGGCGACCCTCCTCGGTCGCATCGTGTACTCGAAGGACGGCAACATCTGGATCGAGGACTCGGGCGGCGCACGGCAGGTGACGAGCGCCGGGACCGATTCGATGCCGTCGTTCACGCCAGACGGGCAATGGATCCTCTACATCGAGACGCGCGATCAGATCGTCACGTACCGCCTGCCTGGCGGCGCGCCTACCCACTACGAGGCGACGTATCCGATCCTCTACAAGATCCACCCCGACGGGAGCGGACGGATCAAGATCACGGACGGCCTGTTCACGAACGGGTCAGGGACGTGGTTCTACTGGCTCCGCCAGCCGGTCATGCGGCCTGACGGGCGGACGATCGCCCTCTTCTCGGATGGTCCGGACCCCGTCAACAGCGACGTCGTGCTTCAGTTCCTCGATGCGGTGACCGGCAAGCTCACCAACGCCGGCGTGCCGGAGTCGCCGCCGCTCGGCCAGCAGGACGCGGCGTGGAGTCCCGACGGCAAGTCGCTCCTCTACGTGAAGAACGGTCGCGACGCCGCACGCGGTGCCCCGCAGATCTACCGCTTTGACTGGGCGACCAAGGCCTATCGAGCCGTGACGGGGCCGGGCTACAACGCGCCGCGCTGGTCGCCGGACGGGCGCTACATCGTCGCGACGAGGACGAGCACGCTCGGGACGGACGTCGTGATCCTCGATCCGCGGACCGGGGCGGAGATCGTCCGCGTCACCAATGGCCTCCATTCATGGGGCGCCGTCTGGTCGCCGGCCGGCGACTCGATCGCCTACCTCCATATCGAGGGCGGCGTCACGGACCTCCGCGTCGTCCGACTCAGCGGCCCCGCCGGGCGGTGGACGGTGAGCGATCCGGTGTCGCTCACGGTCAACGCCGGACTCGACGGCGCGTCGCATCCGGACTGGTACATCGCCCCGGCCGATCTGCCGGCGCCCACGCCGGCACCGTCGCTCGCCCCATCCGTTCCGGCGGCATCGCCGACAGGCTCGTAG
- the recJ gene encoding single-stranded-DNA-specific exonuclease RecJ: MLEPRTRWIFPSPVVVDEASVAAGAAAGLSRRVVEVLARRGIADHDALRAFLAPPDRALHDPRLLPDADRLLERLEAARTAGERVMVFGDFDADGLSGLATMTIALRALGLSVDPYVPSRLDEGHGLSMRAVEVATEAGVAVIVTVDCGSTSGPEIAAAVARGIDVLVTDHHRVPAVLPPATAIVNPHRPDSRYPDDRLSGSGVAFKIAELVLADVPNGPELARSLAELAIIGTVSDVAPILGENRAIAQLGLRRLRAAPRPGIRALLLRAGVEPASVDLETIAFVIAPRINAAGRVGEAIDAATLLLTDDDEQATELAARLEAANGSRRELTRSAFEEASALIRETTADGSAARPVGGPAIVVRGPWPVGIVGLVAARLAEAHGRPAIVGATMGDLVRASCRGSGELDLGAALDACDDLFVRHGGHAGAAGFEIAASRWEEFQVRFLELAEAIAGPPERPSLRLDLALPASELDYPLLRELRALEPTGTGNPEPLVAALGATVGRIRSASGGHTQLTLRRERDVVDGIAFGRDDLTALLHEGDRVDVVVRLTSRVFAGFESLQFDIRDVAPCGSHPEAAAILAGTGTGTGTVVGPRIGAQATP, encoded by the coding sequence ATGCTCGAACCACGGACTCGCTGGATCTTCCCATCGCCCGTCGTCGTCGACGAGGCATCCGTCGCTGCCGGTGCGGCCGCCGGCCTCTCCCGCCGCGTGGTCGAGGTTCTCGCCCGACGAGGGATCGCCGACCACGACGCGCTTCGGGCGTTCCTCGCCCCGCCGGACCGTGCCCTCCACGATCCGCGGCTCCTGCCCGATGCCGACCGATTGCTCGAGCGCCTAGAGGCCGCCCGAACGGCCGGCGAGCGGGTCATGGTCTTCGGCGACTTCGACGCCGACGGGCTCTCGGGGCTGGCGACGATGACGATCGCCCTCCGTGCCCTCGGCCTCAGCGTGGACCCGTACGTCCCGAGCCGGCTCGACGAGGGCCACGGCCTGTCGATGCGCGCCGTGGAGGTGGCCACGGAGGCAGGTGTCGCCGTCATCGTGACGGTGGACTGCGGCTCGACGAGCGGGCCCGAGATCGCGGCCGCGGTCGCCCGCGGCATCGACGTGCTCGTCACGGACCACCACCGCGTGCCGGCGGTCCTGCCGCCGGCGACGGCGATCGTCAATCCTCACCGGCCTGACAGCCGCTACCCGGACGATCGGCTGTCCGGGAGCGGCGTCGCGTTCAAGATCGCCGAGCTCGTCCTTGCCGACGTCCCGAACGGCCCCGAGCTCGCCCGTTCCCTGGCCGAGCTCGCGATCATCGGCACCGTCTCGGACGTGGCGCCGATCCTCGGTGAGAACCGGGCGATCGCCCAGCTCGGGCTGCGCCGACTCCGCGCCGCGCCGCGCCCCGGCATCCGGGCGCTGCTCCTCCGGGCTGGCGTCGAGCCCGCGTCCGTCGATCTCGAGACCATCGCCTTCGTCATCGCTCCGCGGATCAACGCGGCCGGACGGGTCGGCGAGGCGATCGACGCCGCGACCCTCCTCCTCACGGACGATGACGAGCAGGCCACCGAGCTCGCGGCCCGGCTCGAGGCCGCGAACGGCTCGCGGCGCGAGCTCACCCGATCGGCGTTCGAGGAGGCCTCCGCCCTGATCCGTGAAACGACCGCGGACGGATCGGCCGCGAGACCGGTGGGCGGACCGGCGATCGTCGTCCGTGGTCCATGGCCGGTCGGGATCGTGGGCCTCGTCGCGGCACGGCTCGCGGAGGCGCATGGCCGTCCGGCGATCGTCGGGGCGACGATGGGGGATCTTGTCCGAGCCTCGTGTCGCGGGTCCGGGGAGCTCGATCTCGGCGCCGCCCTCGATGCCTGCGACGACCTGTTCGTTCGCCACGGCGGGCACGCCGGCGCCGCCGGCTTCGAGATCGCGGCGTCCCGCTGGGAGGAGTTCCAGGTACGGTTCCTCGAGCTGGCTGAAGCGATCGCCGGGCCTCCCGAGCGGCCCTCCCTCAGACTCGATCTGGCCCTCCCGGCGAGCGAGCTCGACTACCCGCTGCTCCGCGAACTCCGCGCCCTCGAGCCGACCGGTACGGGCAACCCGGAACCGCTCGTCGCGGCCCTTGGAGCGACGGTGGGCCGCATCCGGAGCGCGAGCGGCGGTCACACCCAGCTCACGCTCCGCCGCGAGCGGGACGTCGTGGACGGCATCGCGTTCGGGCGGGACGATCTCACAGCGCTACTCCACGAGGGCGATCGCGTCGATGTCGTGGTGCGGCTCACGTCCCGGGTCTTCGCCGGGTTCGAGTCGCTCCAGTTCGACATCCGCGATGTCGCCCCGTGCGGCAGTCACCCCGAGGCGGCGGCGATCCTCGCCGGAACCGGAACCGGAACCGGAACCGTGGTCGGGCCCCGGATCGGGGCCCAGGCGACACCGTGA
- a CDS encoding twin-arginine translocase TatA/TatE family subunit has protein sequence MPFGIGPVELIIVLVIALLILGPGKLPDVGAALGKSIREFRKAATDVEDATRLDVKPATPPAIATPPAPAAPAPGPAAPAPGPAVSAAPEPPTAPQA, from the coding sequence ATGCCGTTCGGTATCGGGCCCGTCGAACTCATCATCGTGCTCGTCATCGCCCTCCTCATCCTCGGCCCCGGGAAGCTTCCCGACGTCGGGGCTGCCCTTGGCAAGAGCATCCGCGAGTTCCGCAAGGCGGCTACCGACGTCGAGGACGCGACCAGGCTTGACGTGAAGCCCGCCACTCCGCCCGCGATCGCCACGCCACCGGCTCCCGCGGCCCCGGCTCCCGGCCCCGCGGCCCCGGCTCCCGGCCCCGCGGTGAGCGCGGCACCGGAGCCGCCGACCGCCCCACAGGCCTGA
- a CDS encoding YvcK family protein, which yields MNPPGRHRPGSGSAGLSANLRAWLRPGMGIKRWLFFVFVGELSLALGGALALRQLYRDTEVAGPLQAVAYVATLQFLPYLARGLILGGLGLAIFLFGSFRVMRAIMDPLRAPDADQPLVEVIYQKRFLARGPRIVAIGGGTGLSTLLRGLKQQTSNLTAVVTVADDGGSSGKLRAQLGIPAVGDIRNCIVALADAEPLMAELLQYRFPESEVMGREGEAGSLGGHAVGNLLIAALTAVEHGDFEEGVRKMNRVLAVRGQVLPVSPTPIVLHAETTAGIVVDGQSRIARTPALDRLWITPADVSASADALRAIAEAEVIVLGPGSLFTSILPSLLIPAIRDAVRASPALRLYVCNVATQDGETSGYDLADHIEALERHAAPGLIDIVLANSALAEGADGDEPVRLRWPPASDPAPRLVLDEVVDPARPHHHDPARLAAAIGRIVDREGVPRRRTGVSRTA from the coding sequence GTGAACCCGCCCGGCCGCCATCGACCAGGGAGCGGCTCCGCCGGCCTGTCGGCCAACCTCCGGGCGTGGCTGCGGCCCGGGATGGGGATCAAGCGATGGTTGTTCTTCGTCTTCGTCGGCGAGCTCAGCCTCGCCCTCGGCGGAGCGCTCGCCCTTCGCCAGCTCTACCGCGACACGGAGGTGGCCGGGCCGCTCCAGGCGGTCGCCTACGTCGCGACGCTGCAGTTCCTGCCGTACCTCGCCCGTGGCCTCATCCTCGGCGGCCTCGGGCTCGCGATCTTCCTGTTCGGCTCGTTCCGCGTCATGCGGGCGATCATGGACCCGCTCCGGGCGCCGGATGCGGACCAGCCGCTCGTCGAGGTCATCTACCAGAAGCGGTTCCTCGCCCGAGGGCCGAGGATCGTCGCCATCGGCGGTGGGACAGGCCTCTCGACCCTCCTCCGCGGCCTCAAGCAGCAGACGAGCAACCTCACGGCGGTGGTCACCGTCGCCGACGACGGTGGCTCGTCCGGCAAGCTCCGCGCCCAGCTCGGGATTCCTGCCGTCGGAGACATCCGGAACTGCATCGTCGCCCTCGCGGACGCAGAGCCGCTCATGGCGGAGCTCCTCCAGTATCGGTTCCCGGAGTCCGAGGTCATGGGCCGCGAAGGCGAGGCGGGTTCGCTCGGTGGTCATGCCGTCGGCAACCTCCTCATCGCCGCGCTCACGGCGGTCGAACACGGCGATTTCGAGGAGGGGGTCCGCAAGATGAACCGGGTCCTCGCCGTCCGCGGCCAGGTCCTGCCGGTCTCCCCGACGCCGATCGTGCTCCATGCCGAGACGACCGCCGGGATCGTCGTCGACGGGCAGTCGCGGATCGCCCGGACGCCGGCGCTCGATCGGCTGTGGATCACGCCCGCCGACGTCTCCGCCTCGGCCGACGCGCTGCGGGCGATCGCCGAGGCGGAGGTCATCGTCCTCGGGCCCGGCAGTCTCTTCACGAGCATCCTCCCGAGCCTCCTCATCCCGGCGATCCGCGACGCGGTGCGCGCCTCGCCCGCGCTCCGTCTGTACGTCTGCAACGTCGCGACCCAGGACGGCGAGACGAGCGGCTACGATCTGGCGGACCACATCGAGGCGCTTGAGCGGCACGCGGCGCCCGGGCTCATCGACATCGTCCTCGCCAACAGCGCCCTCGCGGAGGGAGCGGACGGCGACGAGCCGGTCCGCCTCCGCTGGCCCCCCGCGTCCGATCCCGCACCGAGGCTCGTCCTCGACGAGGTGGTCGATCCGGCCCGGCCGCATCACCACGACCCCGCTCGACTCGCCGCCGCGATCGGTCGCATCGTCGACCGCGAAGGCGTGCCCAGGCGCCGGACGGGGGTTTCCCGGACCGCATGA
- the secD gene encoding protein translocase subunit SecD: protein MRRAAPFIIVIIGALALFFDFWPNVTVPPFGDTTGTAAPRRLEWKLGLDLQGGFRVEYQAQPVGGKVPTSADMNTIRDIIERRVNSTGVSEPVVQTQGSDRVVVELPGVQDSAQIEQLVGSTGRLDFVPLPPAQYGTGSTTGNPTAVVVGQPLPIPEPALFSGDQVSSANPSTDSIGNRAVAFSLKSQGSTLFATYTSQHVGQFFAIVLDNNVVSAPVIQSAITGGNGIITGGTGGFTAASMNSLVTILRYGSLPFPIQAIQRDDIPATLGAQFLQQTLLAAAIGIALVFAFMLIYYRLPGVVASFALAYYTLVVLAVFRLIPVTLTLAGIAGFVLSVGMAVDANILIFERSKEEMRLGKPLTAAIEAGFARAWNSILDSNVSSLITAFILYWFGTSTIKGFALVLIIGVLTSMFTAITVTRTILRFVVRQDWARTPRMYGVREDEFAGGRLTGRPAYGGGSRTRG, encoded by the coding sequence ATGCGTAGAGCCGCCCCCTTCATCATCGTCATCATCGGCGCGCTCGCCCTCTTCTTCGACTTCTGGCCCAACGTCACCGTGCCGCCGTTCGGGGACACGACCGGCACGGCGGCGCCGCGCCGGCTCGAATGGAAGCTCGGCCTGGACCTCCAGGGTGGGTTCCGCGTCGAGTACCAGGCGCAGCCGGTCGGCGGGAAGGTGCCGACCTCCGCCGACATGAACACCATCCGCGACATCATCGAACGCCGCGTGAACTCCACCGGCGTCTCCGAGCCGGTCGTCCAGACCCAGGGCTCGGACCGTGTCGTCGTCGAGCTCCCCGGCGTCCAGGACAGCGCCCAGATCGAACAGCTCGTTGGTTCGACCGGCCGCCTCGACTTCGTGCCGCTCCCGCCGGCGCAATACGGCACCGGCTCCACGACCGGCAACCCGACCGCCGTCGTCGTCGGCCAGCCCCTCCCGATCCCGGAACCGGCGCTCTTCAGCGGCGACCAGGTCTCGAGCGCGAATCCGAGCACCGACAGCATCGGCAATCGGGCCGTCGCGTTCAGCCTCAAATCCCAGGGCTCGACGTTGTTCGCGACCTACACGAGCCAGCATGTCGGCCAGTTCTTCGCCATCGTCCTCGACAACAACGTCGTCTCGGCTCCGGTCATCCAGAGTGCGATCACGGGCGGCAACGGCATCATCACGGGCGGGACGGGCGGCTTCACCGCGGCATCCATGAACAGCCTCGTGACGATCCTCCGTTACGGCTCGCTGCCGTTCCCGATCCAGGCGATCCAGCGGGACGACATCCCGGCGACCCTCGGCGCCCAGTTCCTCCAGCAGACGCTCCTCGCGGCAGCGATCGGGATCGCCCTCGTCTTCGCCTTCATGCTCATCTACTACCGGCTGCCGGGCGTCGTCGCGAGCTTCGCGCTCGCCTACTACACGCTCGTCGTCCTCGCCGTCTTCCGGCTCATCCCGGTGACGCTCACCCTGGCCGGCATCGCCGGCTTCGTCTTATCCGTCGGCATGGCGGTGGACGCGAACATCCTCATCTTCGAGCGCTCGAAGGAGGAAATGCGGCTGGGCAAGCCGCTCACCGCGGCGATCGAGGCCGGCTTCGCCCGGGCCTGGAACTCCATCCTCGACTCGAACGTGTCGAGCCTCATCACCGCGTTCATCCTCTACTGGTTCGGCACCTCGACGATCAAGGGCTTCGCCCTCGTCCTCATCATCGGCGTCCTCACCTCGATGTTCACCGCGATCACCGTGACCCGGACGATCCTCCGATTCGTCGTCCGCCAGGACTGGGCGCGGACGCCCCGGATGTACGGCGTGCGCGAGGATGAGTTCGCAGGCGGCCGTCTCACGGGACGCCCCGCGTATGGCGGAGGGTCCCGCACGCGTGGTTGA
- the pyrF gene encoding orotidine-5'-phosphate decarboxylase, producing the protein MRTVLCLGIDPDPAALPPGFRADVRGIEAFARLLIEAAGPHVAAIKPNVAFFEAFGSAGLAALERLRGLVPPEVLVVIDAKRGDIGSTAARQAIALFDRLAADAVTVSPYLGGAAIGPLLERIDRFAYVLCRTSNPGAGELQDLVVAAESGRGAPSEPLWARVARRAGGWGSGATVGLVVGATGPTELAAIRTIAPGLAFLVPGVGVQGGEIGPVLAAGPATSPPAGGRPGGGLLVNVSRGIAAAATKPDPVRTDPGERIAAAAASWSAQLPVLS; encoded by the coding sequence GTGAGGACGGTCCTCTGCCTCGGCATCGACCCCGATCCGGCCGCGCTGCCGCCGGGGTTCCGCGCGGACGTCCGGGGGATCGAGGCATTCGCTCGCCTCCTCATCGAGGCGGCAGGACCCCACGTCGCGGCGATCAAGCCGAACGTTGCCTTCTTCGAGGCGTTCGGGAGCGCCGGCCTGGCGGCGCTCGAGCGCCTCCGCGGTCTCGTTCCGCCGGAGGTGCTGGTCGTCATCGACGCGAAACGCGGCGACATCGGGTCGACCGCCGCCCGGCAGGCGATCGCCCTGTTCGATCGCCTTGCGGCCGACGCGGTGACCGTCAGCCCGTATCTCGGCGGAGCGGCGATCGGTCCGCTCCTCGAACGAATCGATCGCTTCGCCTATGTCCTCTGCCGGACATCGAATCCCGGGGCCGGTGAGCTCCAGGATCTCGTCGTCGCGGCAGAATCCGGCCGCGGCGCGCCGTCCGAGCCGCTCTGGGCGAGGGTCGCCCGGCGAGCCGGCGGATGGGGATCCGGTGCGACCGTCGGTCTCGTCGTGGGTGCCACCGGTCCGACCGAGCTCGCCGCGATCCGGACGATCGCGCCCGGCCTCGCGTTCCTCGTGCCTGGTGTCGGGGTCCAGGGCGGCGAGATCGGGCCGGTGCTCGCCGCGGGACCGGCGACTTCGCCGCCCGCTGGCGGCCGCCCGGGCGGCGGGCTCCTCGTCAACGTCTCGCGCGGCATCGCCGCGGCTGCCACGAAGCCCGATCCGGTCCGGACCGATCCGGGCGAACGGATCGCGGCCGCCGCGGCGTCATGGTCGGCGCAGCTCCCTGTGCTATCGTAG